The DNA segment AGCCGCAGCATCGCGGGCGTCCCGGTCAGCTCGAATCCCACCGGCATCACCTGGACCCCCCACCGCGCCTTCACGCACCGGCTGCTCACGCCGGGGACGTGGTTGCCGAAGAGCCCACGGACGGCCAGGAAGCGGTAGTTGCCCGCGGCCACGGCGGCGCGCGCGGCGTCCGGCGGCGGCAACCGCATCGCCCGTCGCGCGAGCGGGCCCGTGCGCATGAACTCGACGGCCGAGATCGTCACGCCGCCCGCGTAGGCGAGCTCCGCCACCGACATCTGCGCGGCCGCGGCGACACCCAGGACCGTCGCGCAGACGAGCGCGATCCGCGCGCCGCGCGCCAGCACGCGCCATCCCGCCGCGGCCACGATCGGCAGCGCCAGCGGGGCGGCGACGCAGAGCCCGATGAATCCCCAGAACAACCCGTCCGATCCGGCGGGGAGGTTGTCCAGCCGCCCGCTGTTCCCCAGCCACCACGGCACCCACGGCAGCGCGGCCGCCGCCGCGAGCGCGGGAAAGACCCACGAGATCCGCGTCACCCGACCCACCGGCACTTCCACGATCGTGCTCATGGCAGCCTCACTTGGGAACCAGGCGCAGGCACTCGCCCTCGAGCGCCCAGGGATCGGACACCGGCCGCAGCGGCTCGGCGCGCAGCCCCTGCCGCTCGAGCTCCGCCCGCACGTCCGCCGGGGCGATCCCCATCTCGCGCCAGACGGTGGGGTGCATCTCCACGAAGAGTGCCAGCTCCCCGCCCGCCCGGGCGATGGTCTCGCGCGCGCCGCGGAGCACGTCGAGCTCGGCGCCCTCCACGTCGATCTTGAGGAACGACGGGGTGATCTCCTCGCGCGCGCAAAACTCGTCCACCGCAACGGTTTGCACCGTCTCGCCCCCGCCCTCTCCGCCCAGCCGGTTGCCGCCGGAGAGACCGTCGACCGCCAGCGTCGCCGTCCCCGTCGAAGCGGCGACGGCGGCGCGCACAGGGGTGACGACGGCGGCCAGGCCGTTCAGGCGAACGTGTTCGGACAGTCCTCTGAACGCCTCGGACGCGGGTTCGAACGCGTAGACGCGGCCGCGCGGACGCACCCACTGGCCGAGCAGCAGCGCGTACGCACCGACGTTCGCGCCCACGTCCAGCGCGACGGCGCCGGGCTTCGCCGCCGCGCGGAAAGCCTCGTACTCCGCGGGGTTCCAGGTGACGAAGCGGTACTCGGAAAGCAGCCGCACCGCCTCGCCGCGGGGGAGGCGCGCGGTGACGCTGCCGCCGGTGCGCAGGCGCACGGCCGCGCGGTAGGCCGAGCGCAGCCAGCGCCGCACCGCGCCGTCCGGGAGTGCGCGCCCCAGCCGCGCGCCGAGCCCCTCCAGCGCCGTCGGCCGGCGATACGCGTGGCTGTGCGCCACCTCGGGCCGCTCGTCGGTCATCGCCCCGCCGCCTCGTGGATCAACCGCGCCAGCCTTTCGCCGTAGGTGGTGATGGAGCCCGCCGCCTCGATCCGCCGCCGCGCCGCGATCCCCATCTCCCCACGCGTTTCGGGGGATGAGACGAGCCGCGCGAGCGCATCCTTCAGCGCGCCGATGTCCCCCGGCGGCACCAGGATGCCGGTCTCGCCGTCGGCGACGATCTCGGGGATGGCGTTGATGGCGGTGCCGATGGACGGCAGCCCCGCCGCGGCCGCTTCCTGGTACACCATCCCGAACGCCTCGCCGCGCGTGGGCATGGCGAAGACGTCCGCCTGGCGCCAGAGCGCGAACCATTCCGGCGTGTACGCGCGCACCCCGCGGCGCACCTCGACGCCGGGCGGGAGCGCGCCCTCGCCGATCTCCGCCTCGGTGACGACGATGAGCCGCGCGCGAGAGGCGAAATCGCCCGCGCGCCAGGCCGCCAGCAGCTCCGCCCCGCCCTTCCGCGCGAAGTCCCCACCCACGAAGAGGACGGAGACGGGCCGCGATTTCTGACGCGCGCGCCGCTCCTCCGCCCACCCCGCGCCGAAGCCGTCGAGGGGGACGGGATACGGCATCACCCGCACCTTCGCCGCCGCGTCGGGGAGATCCGAGATCAGGTCGTCCGCGGCCCAGCGCGAGGTGGCGACGATGGCCGCGGCGGCGCGGAAGACGCGGCGGTCGCGCGCGGCGCCGGGCGCGTAGTCACGCCGCGCCAGCCCCGGCGGCGCCTCGAGGCTGGCCAGCCGCTGGGTGATGTCGATGGAGACGATGGACGGCGTGCGGCGCATCCGCCCGAGGCTCGCCCACGCGGCAGCCTGGGTGTGGAAGTGGACGACGTCGAACGCGCGCCCCGCCCGCTCCAGCGCGGCGATGCGGCGCGCCGCGCGCACCCCCGCGTCCATCTCGTGGCGATACCGCGCCATCGTCAGAGCCCCCGCCACGCCGCCCGGCCGCGGCCCCAGCGTCCGCAGCCGCCGCGCGATCCGCTCGCCCGTGGTCAGGCCGGCGGAAAGGTCCAGGTGCTCGGCCGCGATCGACGGATCGACCGCGATGGCCTGGCGGATCAGCCGCGCGACGGAGCGGTGGCCGAGGATCCCGGTGTTGACGAACAGCACGCGCAGCGGCGTGCCCATCACCGCGCGACCAGGCGGAGGACGGCGTTGGGCGAGCCCAGGATGGCGCGCGCGCTGAGCGGGCGGCGGCCGGGCGTCTCGAAGCGGTAGCCGAACCCCTGCAGCATCTCCACGATCTCGCGCGCGGGGGTGCCGCGGCGCTCCAGCAGGTCCAGGTGCAGCTCCAGCAGCAGCATCGGCTTGCGGTGCGTGAGCAGCTCGCGCGCGCCGCGCAGCACCTCCAGCTCGTGCCCCTCGACGTCGATCTTCACCACGTGGGGGAGCACGTTCAGCCGCGCCACCTCCGCGTCCAGCGTCACCATCTCCACCGGAAAGGTCTCCGCGCCCGCGGCGGGGGAGAAGTCGATCAGCCCCATCTCGTCCGCCGCCCCGCGCAGCTCCGCCGCGGCCGCGCCGGCGGCGATGGGGCGCACCGTCATCCGCCCGGCGATGCCGTTCATCT comes from the Longimicrobium sp. genome and includes:
- a CDS encoding FkbM family methyltransferase — protein: MLNLRWMRRNLARWVPEPLKAPFRARLFGYRAAPPSPGTILRVGDDVVEASFRGVALRVPRAAYDDLRYHIVDNADSVEELAAVVREGRTGGVLLDVGAARGLISAIFCLAGERNRAVALEPSPVQVRDARRLAEMNGIAGRMTVRPIAAGAAAAELRGAADEMGLIDFSPAAGAETFPVEMVTLDAEVARLNVLPHVVKIDVEGHELEVLRGARELLTHRKPMLLLELHLDLLERRGTPAREIVEMLQGFGYRFETPGRRPLSARAILGSPNAVLRLVAR
- a CDS encoding FkbM family methyltransferase; protein product: MTDERPEVAHSHAYRRPTALEGLGARLGRALPDGAVRRWLRSAYRAAVRLRTGGSVTARLPRGEAVRLLSEYRFVTWNPAEYEAFRAAAKPGAVALDVGANVGAYALLLGQWVRPRGRVYAFEPASEAFRGLSEHVRLNGLAAVVTPVRAAVAASTGTATLAVDGLSGGNRLGGEGGGETVQTVAVDEFCAREEITPSFLKIDVEGAELDVLRGARETIARAGGELALFVEMHPTVWREMGIAPADVRAELERQGLRAEPLRPVSDPWALEGECLRLVPK
- a CDS encoding glycosyltransferase family 4 protein, with amino-acid sequence MGTPLRVLFVNTGILGHRSVARLIRQAIAVDPSIAAEHLDLSAGLTTGERIARRLRTLGPRPGGVAGALTMARYRHEMDAGVRAARRIAALERAGRAFDVVHFHTQAAAWASLGRMRRTPSIVSIDITQRLASLEAPPGLARRDYAPGAARDRRVFRAAAAIVATSRWAADDLISDLPDAAAKVRVMPYPVPLDGFGAGWAEERRARQKSRPVSVLFVGGDFARKGGAELLAAWRAGDFASRARLIVVTEAEIGEGALPPGVEVRRGVRAYTPEWFALWRQADVFAMPTRGEAFGMVYQEAAAAGLPSIGTAINAIPEIVADGETGILVPPGDIGALKDALARLVSSPETRGEMGIAARRRIEAAGSITTYGERLARLIHEAAGR